Within the Mus caroli chromosome 10, CAROLI_EIJ_v1.1, whole genome shotgun sequence genome, the region TGTGGGATGCTAGGACACGGTAGTAAAGGAGCCTGCCTGTAAGCTGATAGACAAACCTTCCCAGCTGGCTTGGAAAAAGGTGCTTGGTGACTTGGGTCCTGGTTGCTTTTCCAGTGCTCTTGTGGAGCCAGCTCTCAGACTTCAGAAGTAGTTCTAAGAGAAGAGTTCAACGGCCCATCTCTGTCTTAGTGGGTTCTAGCAGCAATAGATGTGTATTGTGCTGTCAAGTCCTATGTCTGAtgtggtgggtggggaagggtcACACCTCTGGGGACTATAAGATATAGGGATAGGCCAAGAGCAATGTTAACTAATATAAAGGGTCCAAGATGCAAAGATCCCCAGAGACCTAACACTGTAACTGTGTCTCTGGCCTGGTTCGGGTTGTCACTTCATATCTCTTCCAGGACAGAGAGGGCCATATTTAGGAAGGGGCAGCATATAGTGAAGGTAGACTGATCAAATGATGAATAGAGATGCCCGGCTCCGAGACTCTAGACCGTTTGATCTCAGCCTTCCTGCTCTGTAAGCCTTTCATACAGTTTCTCGTGTTGCGGTGAtctccaaccataaaagtatttttgtggctgcttcataactataatttttctactgttatggatcataatataaatatctgatatacagaatatctgatatgtgacacccCAAAGGTgtcacaatccacaggttgagaatacTGCTTCAGATTCAGATAGGTAGTGAGGATCTTGAAGAAGATGGTTGGCATGGACTGAGAGTTTTAGCCTTGGAACTGGAAGGAGTGAGAGCTTTTAATACAGGAGCCCCGGAGCGGGATCAGGTTTGGATGCTGCACACCAACAGTCTTTGTACAGTGGCATGATGGAGGCCAGCGTGGAGCTTGTAAAGAGCGcaaggtgggtggggaggagccaCAGAAAACTGCTGAGCATCATCAGCCTGGGCAATGCCATCTTGTTATACATGCCTCTAGCTCATGCATCTGAATGAGGGCTGGGATGGGCTTGCTGATGGATACATGGAGGGCTGGGGTGGGCTTGCTGATGGATACAGTCTGCATATCTGTACTGAGGTCCCACACTCCACACTCCATGGTCGTCAGCACCATGCTTGCCACTCTCAGTATCTCCTCTTCAACAGTGGCCCTAGCTCTCAGCCTTGCTGGACAGTCCTAGGGATGCCCCATCTCCTCCCTACCCAGTCATCACCCCTCCACTGTCATGCAGCGTTGGCCTCAAAGAACCACCTGCCCTCTCTAGCCATTGCATCCACCTGCCCCTTAGCCCTGTCCCATGTCAGGGTCCTCTCCCCTGGAATCTGTGTGACAGAGCTATCCCCAGTCTGTTCTAGCTTGGTGGTATCATCCAATCGTTTGTTGGCTTTTGATTTGCCCTTGGATCTTGATAGCACCTGTCCTTCCAGCCACACTCATGGCTGCCTCCAGCCTTGCCCCGGCATCCCCCTCATCCTCAGACACCCACCTGTCTGCCTGTCCCACCACTTGCTTGCCATCATCTAGTCATCTATCACCTGCTAGGAGGCCAGCCTTACCTGCCTTTGCAGACCTGCTGCCAGTGCACTCCACCTTTGACCCGCCCTCCCACCTGGagctccagatttttttttttttacaataaagctCAGCACCTTGTCACTTGCAGCTGTTCCTGCCCTGTCTGTGGTCTGACCTCTGTCGTCTTTACCTGAGGACATTTAGGGATTTAGCCTTTGCCTTATTTGGTGTACAGACACCCCGAGTCCCAAGCTCAAAACCACTGCTTCATACTTCTGAGATGGTCCTACATCTGAGATGATGTACTGGCCGGTTTTCCAAGCCCCATTCTAATCCGCTGCACCACAGCTGGTCCCTCTTGTCCGTGGCCACCTTGCCTTGAGGATACTGGGATACCATGTGgaacagcacacagacacacacctaccCTATCACATGGAACAGTTGCACAGATCTACTTAAGCAGGGACACATGCACGCTTgtcctgcatgcacacacacacacacacacacacacacgccccaagCTCCAGATAGGCTTCTCTCCTACCATGCCTGTCCCTCTCTCCTCATACTTCCCTCATCTCTGATATCTCTGATAAGGCACTTTGACCTCCCTTCAGTTCCACAGTGAGTGTGGTTCATCGTCCTTGTCCACACCCACACATTCCAAGCCCTTGTGCAAGGTTCTCCTCTGCCTACTACTTCTGTTATTTCTAGCCATACCCAAAGGCACTGTGCTGGTTCGATCCTGGGTATCACCCTGGGGACCCATGAGCAGTTTCAGGTCCAGGAAACATCAAAACACGTGGTCACCCACTGAGCCTTCACCTCTGGTCAAATGACATCGAGGTTCATTCTGAGATTTGAGGAGTTCCTCCAGGCCCAGTAAAATCCAGGTAGACTTGACATAGGGACACACAGGAGCCCAGCCTCGGCAGGTAGGACTGGCTGAGGTTCCATTTAGAGCATAGCATCTATCACCAACTCCCAGTTCTGTTCTACTACACTCCCGTCACTCAAGCGGGACCAGACCCCACAGAGCTACTCAGAGAATTCTGGGTAGGCTCATCAGCTTCTTTGCTTCAGGTCTCTGATACCCTGGGGATCTAGCAGAGGATGACTCTGGCGGGGGACCCAGCCTCACTGTGACAGTTGCTGCCCTACATATCCTCCACGACAGGAGCTCATTGCCTGGCCACAATCTCTCTTCTATTCCCTCCCGTCCTCTAGCAACCAGTGCCTACTTATCAGGGATCACCTGACCAGCCCTGGGCTCTAGGTTTCTAGACAGCAACAGATAAGGCTTCCCTACTGTCAgcctgctgccccaccccctgcccccaacctcccctcccagttcccccacAGCCTCCTGGTGGTGAAACTCATTTCCTGAAGCACAGATCACATGCCCATAAACAGAGAAACTCCTTCGCTATCACTTGAGACCAAGAGGCCAGGCTGCTTCTCCTTATTCTCCAGATCCAGGGCTGAGGAGGGGGCCACCTAGGCAGGAGCAAGATAGGGAGGGCTGTGCCATGCTCAGGTGCCCACACAGACCTGCCTGCTCTATTGTCAGGTCCACCAGGGGCCCCGCCTTTCTCCTGAACCCCCTGGCTTCACCTGTCTTCAGGAGATCTGTGCCTGGCAGGAGACACTGCAGAGCAGACAGACACAGTGCTGAAGCAGAAGTAGCACAGAAGGACTGAATGGAGGCGACACCTCCTGCTCGGCAGAGTTCCAGCAAGAGACACCTAAGACAGGTAGTCAGGGAGAGCAGTGGGTCCTAGGGCAAGCAGGGCCAGACAGGCTCACTTGAGCCATGCTGCGGGAGTGGCGGGACCGGGTATACACTGCCAGGAAGTGGACAGACTGAGGCAAGGGTCTGCCCCACACTCCCTTCAGGAATCATAACTTTGGAGTCCTCTACCTAGACTAGGGTCACACATCTAGACTAAACCACGTGCTAAAAGTATGGTGACTGTCGCCTGTCCTAAGGGCCCCACTTTTCTCCGTAGCAAACACTTTGGGAGGCTCACTTGCGGTACCTTGTTTTCTGGATGACTTGCCACTCACACCATCCACATAGAGGAGAACTGGTGAGGCTTGGTTGtaactttgtcttttaaaatgctgGAAAGAAACCGGTTTTAACAAACAACGCCCTCAAGACAGGCCCTAGGAGGGCAGGAGTTGCCCCTTATGCTGAAATGGCCATATTAgtacatacccccacacacatcccCACACCCCAGCAGCTGCTAGAAAGGCTTCCTGGGAAAACATCCCCACACACAGAAGGCTGAAGGTGGAACACACCTTTGTACTCtagggagtgggggttgggggagactgTCAGGGATACAGTGAGGACCAGGAGCCATTCACATTGACCCGGAACCTCTGCTTACTCACAGACCATGCAGAGAGGCTCAGACAAGCCCTAGTGTGatgagagtgtgagagagagagagagagagagagagagagagagagagagagagagagcgccttaTCAATGCCATGCCATTTGCTTACAGTCCTTCCTAGTGGAAGTTCCTTAAAGGAAATGTACAGCAGAGACCTCCCCCAAACTCTTTACTGCTGGGAAGTGGCAGCTAGACCTCTGTCTAAACAGCTGTACACATGTGCCgtctgtgtgccaccaccatggaGCGGTTGTGTCTCAAGGCTTCCGTTCTGAGACATCTTGGCATGGTTTGAATGACACCTAATGACTAGTCTGAGCAGCTCTGCATCTGTGGTGTCTCTAGCACACTCCCTCGTGGCTGCCCCGGGGGTGGGACCTCGGAGCCGTGGAGTAGTTCTTTAACTTTACCTGCCTCCCCTTTCTCTTACTCAGCATCTGCTCGAGGGCCCACTGTGCGCCAAGCACTGCGGACCCACTGTGCACTGCTCCGCTCATGGCAGAGGTAAAGCCAGGGCAAGCAGCGCTGCTCACTTAGCACCTTTTGCCGGTGGTtcggtggggtggggcagggcagggcagggcagggcagggcaggaggtcATGTATGTGGCACGTGGGCTGGGGGCTGCTGGGAAGGCAGTGGTGAGGAGTGGGCTGGGGAGTGGATGAGCTCTGGCTGAGGAGGTAAAGATACCTAGAGGCTGTTCCCAGGGACAGAAACAGTAACTGTTTCTGGCTGGTTCTTATAGCGTACCAGGCTCTGTGCTagactctcagttcctcctcctGTACACCTTTgagcatggggggtgggggacaagcTCAGAGATGTGGAGTAAGTTGCCCAAGGTGCTGAGAGGCCACAGGGTACCTGACGAAAGGCCGTGTGAAGACAGGGATTTACACCCTGAGAGCATCAGGTGGTGGCAAGTGTGGACTCAGGGAGAGAGGTAGCTTCAGAGATACTGTTGGAGAAGGTGGGTCCAAAGGGTTGGAGAAGACCAGAGGCCACGGCCACTGGAGAAAGTCTGAGCTGTGGGCCCTGGGGCTTGGTTCCAAGCACGGCCTGCCGTGGCCAGCATGGGGGAGGGCCCGAGTCAGATGTCTGAAGAGTAGCGTCGGTGGTTGGGTAGGCTGAGTTTCAGGTGCCGGTTACACGAAGGAGTGGAAGTGGAGAGAGGCCCTTGCCTGTGTTAGAAACTTGTCTGCCTTGGGCCTTCCATCCCAGAGCCTGGTATCAGGGAAGGGGACATTAGATGGGTTTTAAAGTACCTGAGGCTCAATAGCCAGGCAAAGACATaccagaggaaagaaggaaggcaagagATAGGccatggtgtgggggtggggcaccctgggctcccaggcagaggcagaactgaGCCCCCTGCTGGAGGAGACCTGCCCCAGCCACCCAGAGGGTCATGTTGAGATCTAAGGGGTAACCTTGCCCATGGTAGGCAACAGGTGTCACTGGATCCAGCTGTCAATACAGCTGTTCTCCATTAACGCTCAGGCCCACAGAGAGCCTTCGAGAAAGACTCACCCTGAGCCCTTCATAGGACCTGagcacagcagccacacctggaCTCTgagtcccagttttctgagagcCTCCCCACCGTTTCTTGCCTCCCTAGACAGGTTATCTCAGTATTGTCCTGATTTGCAGGCCTTGGCCATCCCCCAAGACCATTCCTGTGCCGAGCCATCGCTGGTGCAAGACTCCATGGTGCCCCCATCGGCTGATTCCCCCTGGAAGGAACATCAGGGCCAGAGCTCTATCCTGACCCTGCTCTACACATGCATCTGGCCCTAGGATGCGAGAGATGGTGGAAGTCAGGAGATACCCAGTTTTCCCTGGACTTCTTCAGGCAGGGCTACAGCCAGGACTGTGCTGTGAAATCAAGTGGCACTGAGCCCCCTCCCTGTCCTGGGGGAGCGGACACCCACAGCAGGGTTGTACTGTGGAGCCCCAGTCAGACAAACAGATTCAGAGAGGACAGAGTCAGCCAGGTGTAGTAGGCAGGAAGACATGGTAGAGGTGGACGCAGCGTGGGGTCAGCGGGCCAGAGTCTTGCACAGCTCACAGTCTGCCCTGCACCTGGCCTCAAGCAGATTGCAGAGTTGAAGGCATCGGCCAAGCATATTTGTTTTGCTGTGGGCTGGGCGCTCACCCTGAAGCACTTAAAGGCCTGGGAGTTGCTGAACTGTTGTGCTGTTTTCTGAGGCCCAGCGACAGCTCCCTTCCGTCATCCAGCCCGAGGTGGGCATGGGAGGTAGCTCATgctgttctctctttccttagGTGAAGGGCCGGATGCAAGGCAGGGAGCCGGAGCAGCCTGAGGCAGGGGGGCCTCAGGGAGCGCTGGGCCCTCCAGCCGTGCTTAGAAACATCGCCACAGCAACCAGCAAGCAGACAGCAGTAGCCTGGGCAGACGCAAGCGGACAGCTTCCTACCGTGGCAGAGTACAGGGAATGACTACGGCAAATCAGGCCACACTGCTGACAAGGGAGGTGGAGTGTCACTAGAGGGGAGGGTGTGGTCTCTGCCCCACTGCACCAAGCGCCATGCCCACAGAAGAGGTACTGGGGCAGGGATTGCTCTGTGACACGGCCTTGCCCCAAAGCCAGTGCTGAGCACGCCCTGGTCAGCTGCCTCTCTCGTCTGCCCGTCACACCAGCCCACGTTTGAGCATCCCTCGTTGTGACCATACTGTTTGGCGAGGGGGAGAGGCACCCACCCTGTGTTCTGCACCTGGGGGGTGGCCCGCTGCTGCCGGACCATGGGATGTCGGCAAAGCTCAGAGGAAAAAGAGGCAGCGAGGCGGTCCCGGAGAATTGACCGCCACCTGCGCTCCGAAAGCCAGCGGCAGCGCCGTGAAATCAAACTTCTCCTGCTGGGCACCAGCAACTCGGGCAAGAGCACCATCGTCAAGCAGATGAAGATCATCCACAGCGGGGGCTTCAACCTGGACGCCTGCAAGGAGTACAAGCCCCTCATCATCTACAACGCCATCGACTCGCTGACCCGAATCATCCGGGCCCTGGCTGCCCTCAAGATCGATTTCCACAACCCTGACCGTGCCTACGACGCTGTGCAGCTCTTTGCTCTGACCGGTCCAGCAGAGAGCAAGGGTGAGATTACACCTGAGCTGCTGGGTGTCATGCGACGGCTCTGGGCTGACCCGGGGGCCCAGGCCTGCTTTGGCCGCTCTAGCGAGTACCACCTGGAGGACAATGCAGCCTACTACCTGAACGACCTGGAGCGCATCGCAGCACCCGACTACATCCCCACGGTGGAGGATATCCTACGCTCCCGGGACATGACCACGGGCATTGTGGAGAACAAGTTCACCTTCAAGGAGCTTACCTTCAAGATGGTGGACGTGGGCGGGCAGAGGTCGGAACGCAAAAAGTGGATCCATTGCTTTGAAGGCGTCACAGCCATCATCTTCTGTGTGGAGCTCAGTGGCTATGACCTGAAGCTCTATGAGGACAACCAGACGGTGAGTAGAGCCTAGATTTCTACTGTTGGTTCCGGGGAAGCAGGTGGACTTGTAGGAGCAGAGAGAGACTTTGGTCCAGGGCTGTTACTGAGCCTTGCCCAGCCACATGGACGGCGCTGTTAGTGGTTCCATGAGATGGGATGAGCACGCCCCTTGTTTTATGTTGGGGGGTTGCGGGGTGAATGTGGTGTGGAACAAGGTGAGTTCATGCATGACACCGGACTTCAGGGGCATTCTCGTTGAGTTATGAGTCCCAGTGCGCAGGGTCATGATGGTATCCCATAAGACCTCAACTTTCTATGACTCCTTCAGCCTGAGGGACATCACTTTGACCTAGATGAGCCTGCTCTGACACCTTCCAAATGGCACCACAACCCCTAGACTCCACAGGGCTCAGCAGGCAAGGACCCTCCCTCCTTTATCAGCTATGACGACGCCTCCCCCAACAGATAGAACTTGGGAACTTTCCTTATAGTGCTTGTTGGCTCCACTGCCCAGGTTTCCACGTCACCTTGCCCTCAGTACAGTGAATACGTGATTGTGCCTGTGCCACTTGCTGAGGAAATCCAACATAAGGCCTGGTTGGGCGTCACTGGTGGTCCATGTGGCAGTGTAGCAGACCCACTAAGCTCAGCAGGATATGTAGGGCC harbors:
- the Gnaz gene encoding guanine nucleotide-binding protein G(z) subunit alpha — protein: MGCRQSSEEKEAARRSRRIDRHLRSESQRQRREIKLLLLGTSNSGKSTIVKQMKIIHSGGFNLDACKEYKPLIIYNAIDSLTRIIRALAALKIDFHNPDRAYDAVQLFALTGPAESKGEITPELLGVMRRLWADPGAQACFGRSSEYHLEDNAAYYLNDLERIAAPDYIPTVEDILRSRDMTTGIVENKFTFKELTFKMVDVGGQRSERKKWIHCFEGVTAIIFCVELSGYDLKLYEDNQTSRMAESLRLFDSICNNNWFINTSLILFLNKKDLLAEKIRRIPLSVCFPEYKGQNTYEEAAVYIQRQFEDLNRNKETKEIYSHFTCATDTSNIQFVFDAVTDVIIQNNLKYIGLC